The following are from one region of the Acidobacteriota bacterium genome:
- a CDS encoding zinc-dependent alcohol dehydrogenase family protein, with product MRAAILKKQKPIEENPLEIVEISEPVPENREIRVKISYCGICHTDLHIVKGDLPLKKIPVIPGHQIIGIVDKMGNGVKKFKEGDRVGIPWLNSTCGRCYYCKNGMENLCDGAKFTGYHVDGGYSEYTVVSEDFAYKVPEEFVDIKTAPLFCAGVIGFRALRLSNVREGSILGLFGFGASAHIVIQVAKYLNCRVFVFSRSEKHRKMAEKLGAEWTGTINDKPPDSIESGIIFAPAGDIVIEALKILKKGGTLALAGIYMSPIPGIEYKLIYNERSIKSVANSTRQDVIDFLEIARKVPVHPEVQVFPLEQANHALTLLKHGKINGAGVLQI from the coding sequence ATGAGAGCGGCCATACTCAAAAAACAAAAGCCCATAGAGGAAAATCCTTTAGAGATTGTAGAAATTTCAGAACCAGTTCCTGAAAATAGGGAAATTCGGGTGAAAATTTCCTATTGTGGTATCTGTCATACTGACCTTCATATAGTTAAAGGAGACCTTCCTTTGAAAAAAATACCTGTTATTCCAGGACATCAAATAATAGGAATTGTGGATAAAATGGGAAATGGGGTTAAAAAATTTAAAGAAGGAGATAGGGTTGGAATTCCATGGTTAAACTCAACCTGCGGGAGATGTTATTACTGTAAAAATGGGATGGAAAATTTGTGCGATGGTGCAAAGTTTACAGGATATCATGTGGATGGAGGGTACTCTGAATATACAGTTGTTTCAGAAGATTTTGCATATAAAGTTCCAGAGGAGTTTGTCGATATAAAAACTGCTCCTCTTTTTTGTGCTGGAGTTATAGGATTTCGGGCTTTGAGATTGAGTAATGTAAGAGAAGGAAGCATTTTAGGTCTATTCGGATTTGGAGCATCAGCACACATAGTAATTCAGGTAGCAAAATATCTAAATTGCAGGGTATTTGTTTTTTCAAGAAGCGAAAAGCACAGGAAGATGGCAGAAAAGTTAGGTGCTGAATGGACAGGAACAATAAATGATAAACCTCCTGACTCCATCGAAAGCGGAATAATTTTTGCACCAGCTGGAGATATTGTAATCGAAGCTTTGAAAATACTCAAAAAAGGAGGAACATTAGCTCTTGCTGGTATATACATGAGTCCAATTCCTGGAATAGAGTATAAGTTAATCTATAATGAAAGAAGTATTAAGAGTGTTGCGAACAGTACGAGACAAGATGTTATTGATTTTCTTGAGATTGCAAGAAAAGTTCCGGTTCATCCAGAGGTTCAAGTATTCCCTTTAGAGCAGGCAAACCATGCTCTTACTCTCCTGAAACACGGAAAAATAAACGGCGCCGGAGTCCTTCAAATTTAG